Proteins found in one Candidatus Latescibacterota bacterium genomic segment:
- the infC gene encoding translation initiation factor IF-3, whose amino-acid sequence MIRIPEIRVIDENGEQLGVMATDEARKIAEERDLDLVEIAPNVRPPVCKIMDFGKYKYEQSKKLQESKKKQHVTHLKEIKLRPKIEKHDLMFKMNNAEKFLEQKDKVKFTVIFRGREMEHLEKGYELLNQITERFSEIAAVERTAVRTGRIMSLIMGPRSDKSSEKKTKKGGAAADAKDKD is encoded by the coding sequence ATGATTCGGATTCCAGAGATCAGGGTCATTGATGAAAATGGAGAGCAGCTTGGTGTAATGGCCACTGATGAGGCAAGGAAAATTGCGGAGGAGAGAGATCTAGACCTCGTTGAGATCGCTCCTAATGTCAGGCCACCGGTCTGCAAGATAATGGATTTCGGAAAATATAAATATGAACAGAGCAAAAAACTCCAGGAGTCAAAAAAGAAACAACACGTGACTCATCTCAAGGAGATTAAGTTGCGGCCAAAGATCGAAAAACACGATCTTATGTTCAAGATGAACAACGCAGAAAAATTCCTGGAACAGAAGGATAAGGTTAAATTTACAGTTATTTTTCGCGGCAGGGAAATGGAACATCTTGAGAAGGGCTACGAGTTATTGAACCAAATAACCGAAAGATTCTCTGAAATAGCCGCGGTGGAAAGAACGGCGGTAAGGACAGGAAGAATAATGTCCCTTATTATGGGGCCTCGTTCAGATAAGAGCTCAGAAAAGAAAACAAAAAAAGGGGGTGCAGCAGCAGATGCCAAAGATAAAGACTAA
- the thrS gene encoding threonine--tRNA ligase, which yields MLEITYPDGTRGEFAEGTQVTELLSGLPNSVRKKAVAVMIDDTLMDLQQTLVSGGLFRVLTASDDESLPILRHSMSHLMALAILELYGDVSFAIGPSIGDGFYYDVLMEKTLVPEDLLKIEEKMATLIKGGDLLFEREVLAREKAIELFDAKNQKFKVELIKDLEVEEVSIYKLGEFTDLCTGPHVPRVKMLKHVKLTSLAGAYWRGDEKREMLQRIYGTAFFTDEDLVAELDRREEARKRDHRKLGPQLGLFDIKEEAGGGLAFWYPKGYILREKIEDFWKDEHRKSGYDLIMTPHIARSELWHTSGHIDYYRENMFIINSDEGQEFVLKPMNCPGHILVYKSDIHSYRDLPIRYAELGTVYRNERSGTLHGLLRVRGFTQDDAHIFCTPDQLDDEVDACFDLAHHILTTFGFEDYKVELSVHDPGNMGKYAGSEEEWFMAEASLLKAIEKRGLPYEKMPGEAVFYGPKIDLKLIDAIGRGWQATTIQFDFNLPRRFDVRYVSSEGKKEYVYMIHRALLGSIERFIGTLTEHYAGLFPLWLAPVQAIILPIGIAHHDYATEAALRMREAGLRVECDVREEKLGLKVRDAEMQKIPYMAVCGDKELESGTFDIRTKARGRLGTKKIEEIIAELVDEVDRKA from the coding sequence ATGCTGGAAATAACTTATCCTGATGGAACCAGAGGCGAATTTGCCGAAGGGACTCAAGTGACGGAGCTTCTTTCGGGTCTTCCCAATTCCGTAAGAAAAAAAGCTGTTGCGGTCATGATCGACGACACATTGATGGATCTCCAGCAGACACTGGTATCGGGAGGCTTGTTCAGAGTTCTTACCGCAAGTGACGATGAATCGCTTCCTATCCTGCGCCACAGCATGTCCCATCTGATGGCCTTGGCGATACTTGAGCTATACGGAGACGTTAGTTTTGCCATCGGTCCCTCTATCGGTGACGGGTTTTATTACGATGTCCTTATGGAAAAAACGCTTGTTCCTGAAGATCTCTTAAAGATAGAGGAAAAGATGGCCACTCTGATCAAGGGTGGTGATTTGTTATTCGAAAGGGAAGTCCTTGCCAGGGAAAAAGCAATAGAGCTCTTCGATGCAAAAAATCAGAAGTTCAAGGTCGAACTGATAAAGGACCTGGAGGTCGAGGAAGTATCCATTTACAAGCTGGGAGAATTTACTGACTTATGTACCGGGCCTCACGTTCCCAGGGTGAAGATGCTCAAGCATGTGAAACTCACCTCCCTCGCGGGTGCCTACTGGCGTGGAGACGAGAAGAGGGAGATGTTGCAGAGGATTTACGGTACCGCGTTCTTCACAGATGAAGATCTTGTAGCCGAACTGGACCGACGCGAGGAAGCCAGGAAGAGAGACCACCGGAAGCTTGGACCACAACTCGGCCTTTTCGACATTAAGGAAGAGGCTGGAGGGGGGTTGGCCTTTTGGTACCCTAAAGGGTACATCCTGCGTGAAAAGATAGAAGACTTCTGGAAGGATGAGCACAGAAAGAGTGGCTATGATCTGATCATGACCCCACACATAGCCCGTAGCGAGCTTTGGCACACATCGGGCCATATTGATTATTACAGGGAGAACATGTTCATAATCAATTCAGATGAAGGCCAGGAATTCGTCCTAAAGCCCATGAACTGTCCCGGACATATCCTTGTGTACAAGAGCGACATTCATAGTTACCGCGACCTTCCAATAAGGTATGCCGAACTCGGCACAGTTTATAGAAACGAACGGTCGGGAACGCTCCACGGCCTTTTAAGGGTCAGGGGTTTTACCCAGGATGACGCTCACATATTCTGCACTCCCGATCAATTGGACGATGAGGTCGATGCCTGTTTTGATCTGGCCCATCATATTTTGACGACATTCGGTTTCGAAGATTACAAGGTTGAATTGAGTGTTCATGATCCCGGGAACATGGGAAAATACGCCGGCTCTGAGGAAGAGTGGTTCATGGCTGAGGCCTCATTATTGAAAGCGATCGAGAAGAGGGGGCTGCCTTATGAGAAGATGCCTGGCGAAGCTGTTTTCTACGGACCGAAGATCGACCTGAAACTGATCGACGCTATCGGCCGCGGCTGGCAGGCTACAACGATCCAGTTTGATTTCAACCTTCCGAGACGGTTCGATGTCAGGTATGTATCATCGGAGGGGAAAAAGGAATATGTATATATGATCCACAGGGCCCTTCTCGGTTCAATAGAAAGATTTATAGGAACACTTACTGAACATTATGCGGGATTGTTCCCTCTATGGCTTGCTCCCGTACAGGCCATCATCCTTCCAATCGGGATCGCTCACCACGATTATGCAACGGAAGCCGCGTTGCGTATGCGTGAAGCTGGACTCAGGGTAGAATGTGATGTGAGGGAGGAGAAACTGGGGTTAAAGGTCCGCGATGCCGAAATGCAAAAGATCCCATATATGGCTGTATGTGGGGATAAGGAGTTAGAATCCGGGACGTTCGATATCCGTACGAAGGCAAGGGGGAGACTGGGAACAAAAAAAATCGAAGAAATTATTGCGGAACTGGTTGACGAAGTCGACCGAAAAGCATAA
- the rpmI gene encoding 50S ribosomal protein L35, which produces MPKIKTNRGAAKRFRVTGSGKIRRHKAYASHILTKKSTKRKRKLRKQTIASESDTRRIRRMLGI; this is translated from the coding sequence ATGCCAAAGATAAAGACTAACAGAGGCGCAGCAAAGAGATTTCGTGTTACAGGAAGTGGAAAGATCAGAAGACACAAGGCGTATGCAAGCCATATTTTGACGAAGAAATCCACTAAAAGAAAGCGCAAATTGCGCAAGCAGACGATTGCATCTGAATCTGATACTAGAAGAATCAGAAGGATGCTAGGGATCTAG